In Lacinutrix sp. Bg11-31, the DNA window AACGTCCAAGCTTGCGCAATATCTTTTGTCTTTAAAAAAACAGCTTGATGGCTGTCCAAATTATCCTGTTTAAAAACACCTGCATTTATTGGATCGTTTACATTTACAATAAATGGGAATGGTTTTTTTCTATAAACATTTAGTATTGGAACTATTGAAAGTGTTGGTAGAATTCTTGACCAAACAACATCTTCTTGAGTAATTGTATTATGTAATATCTTCGATTGTTTTTTTACCCAAATGGTCTCTAAAAGCGTATTATTAGAATTAAATACCGTCTTATTTAATGTATTTAAAACCTTATAAACTAAGCCTCCTAAACCTTTGTTTTGTTTTGATGTTTTATAGAGCAGTGCATTTGTTTTATGTTTTTTTATAAGCTTAATTACTCCTCCTTTAAAACTATAATTATTGAATGCAGAAATCACATACAACACACTTCCCTTTTTATATAAAATATCCAACCAATTTTTATTAACGATAGCTTCGCTAGATTTTTGATCTGGATGAACAGAATAAGCCGACACAATAATTCTATTAACCATCTATTCTGCTTTTACACTGTTATAATTACTAATCATTTGCTTTGGCAATTTTTTCCATGAGTAGAATAATTTCGAAAAACGCTTATTTAGAACCAACTTATAAAACAGTTTATTTTTTATAAAGTAACTAATACTATTCATTTTTTGTCTTTCTAAAAATCCAGAAATAACAACATCCTTATCACTATTATTAATAGCTATTTTAGACATCCAATCTTCCATAACATTACCCATGTGAAAAGCATAGTTCTCCTGCGTTGTTACTCTCCAATAATCAAATTCTAAAGCTGCAGAATCTAAATAACCTTCAGAGTTCCCTCCTAGTTTATAACCCAAATACGATTTTACAGTCTCAAATTGCTGCTTTTTATAGGTTGCTACAAAATGACCTGAACCTAATAGTACATTTACTTCTTTATTTTCGATACCTAAACCGTACTTTAAAAAATCTTTATTATAAGTCTCATCCCAACCAATACTTTTATAAAATAAGGCTAATGCTTTTGGTGACTTTATAGGAAGAAATTTAAAGTTTTTATTAAATAGGTTATCGTAAATAACATTTCCGCAATGCGATTTAAACATATTAAATTGAGGCACAATACCAACAACGCCAACTTTTGGAAAGGTTTTAAAAACCTTAGCTGTTTCTAATTGCCATCCGTTAGTAAAAAGCACATCTGCATCTGTAATGGTTACTAGCTCTATAGTATTACCAACCAACCCTTTTAAAATAGCATTTAATTTGCCAATGTTAGTGGTGTGTATTAATTCTTGAATGCTTCCTTTTTTGTATAAATGTTCAAGGTAATCTACAACTGCGTCACAACTTCCATTATTTACAATCGAAAAGAATGTGCTGTTGTGTGTTGTTTTAAATAAAGACTCTAAAGTTAATTTTAAAATAGATAAGCTATCTTTAAAATAACCTTCTTGATTAGGTATATAAACTGGCATTACTACCTGATGTGTAAACTCAGATTTTTCTAATACTTGGTCTTTATGTGGATTGTAACCTATTCTCATTTACAAATTAAGTTCTTTCTTGAAATTTCTTTATTTCATTTAAATTATTGAAACCATTTTTTTGATCTGGCTCTAAATAATTGCCTTCTGCCCATTCGTTCCAAGCTTTAATAAAAATAATTCTCTCGTCTTTATTATAGTTTTTAATTCTATCATAACAATTTTCTAAATTTTTAAAAAACAGCTCTGGCTTCGTGTTTATAATTACTTGCCCTTTATGTCCACTTCTTGGTGTGTGATCCCAATTTGGGCTACAACTTGGATAGAACTTTACACTCTTAGGTATGTCTCTATAATCACTTGCTTCAACGATTTTACTGTGATTGTAAATATTTCTTAATTTAAATGATTTGTATTTAAATTGATTCAATCTATAACCTGTAACTTTATTAACTAGTTTATCTAAAAACCCATACTTAACTCTCGAAAAAAGATGACTTGGACTTGGTGGTGTTAGAGCATCAAAACCTTGTTCTTTATATGGAAAATCGAAATGCTGATAGGCAATAAAATAGACTCCTTTTAATCCATTTTCAACAGCTAATTTATTCCACAATTTAATAAATGCATTTGAGTCTGGAAGTCCTGATGGATTATAAATGGTAAAAATTGGTTTATCGTTAATAGTTAAATACCTTTTATCTTTAAAAGCAGGTAGCACTTCGTAAAAATGATTTGTATAATCTTCAATGCCAGAATAAGTTTGATCCATTAATAATCTTTTAAACTTATCGCCATAATCTAATCCTCCCCATTTTACATTAGCCCAAGCTAAAGAAAAACCAACATCTGAAACATTGGATTTTAAATGTGCTTGAAATGGTTTTTCTAGCAAGCGCTTTCCATCACCAAACCAATAATGCCAATAACAAAAACCTTCTACGCCATGCTCTTTCGCCATTTTGGCTTGCTGTTCTAAAACTTCTGGAACTCTTAAATCATAATATCCTAAATCGGCTGGTAATTTTGGTTGGTCATGGCCTTTAAACAAAGGCTTCGCCTTACCTACGTTTGTCCACTCTGTAAAGCCTTTTCCCCACCACTCATCATTTTCTGCTACAGGATGAAATTGTGGTAAATAATAGGCGATTACTCTAGCTTTGCTCATTTTAAAGTTTTTATCTTTTAATGCTATTTTTTATTTTAATAAATGGCTTAAGAATATAACTTCCTAATCTAAAAGTGGTTGAAGACCTTATGTAATTTATATTATCCTCATTTATTTTATTAGAAATTACTTGACCATCAAATATAAATAATTCAACTTCATCTACTATTCCCTCTGAAGCAATAATTATATTATAAAGAGCTGGAAGTTTTTTCGGGTATATTTCTTCAAAATTTCCTGAAAATATTTTTAAATTCTCAAAAGAATTAACTGGAGCTATTATAGAACTTCCATTAACACAATTTTGAAAATATGTTTTAGTGTTAGTAAAATGCCTCTTGGCTAAATTTTCAAATTCTTCTAGGTATAACTCTTTTATGTGATAAGGATTATTTTTTTGTAAATCGGAATAATATTTTTTATCTGGAGAAGACATTATTAACATCCCATTTGGTTTTAAGACTCTTTTTATTTCTAAAAACATTTCTTCATGCTTGTCATGATGTTCTATTGTTTCAAAACTCACCAATACATCTATACTATTGTCTTCAAGCGGAATATTCTCTGCGCTACCAGTCAAAAAACTTAAATTATCATTTTTATATTTAATTTTTGCCTGATCTACAGCATCGTTATCTATATCAACTCCGATAACTTTTTTAGCTGCTTTTGACATTAAGAAAGAGCCGTACCCTTCTCCTGAGGCTATATCAAGTACTATTTTTCCTTTAACAAACATTGAGGACAACGCATACCTATGTAAATGTTCCACTGATACGTTACCATAAATAAAAGTCTCTAACCTTTCACCTGACCATTTTTTTTTCATATTACAATTAATCTATGTATTAATTTTCTTTTAAAATATTGTCTAACTTATTTACAAAATTAGTATCACTAAAATAGTCTCCAAAAGGAAAAACCGGTTCTTTAGATATTATATTTTTACTAATTAAGGCTTCTAATTTTTCTTTTACCTCTTCAATATCATCTCCACTTGCAATATACTTTACATCATTTATTAAATGCCTTAATTCACTACGTCTTGGAGACACACAAAATATTGGCTTATTTAAAGAAGCTAAAAAAGGAGCTTTACCAACAAGTATATTACAGTACAAAGGTCCGTTTTCTAGAATAATATTAATATCTGCACTATGCATTTGTTCGTAAGACGAATTCGAAAAATTAAGTGTTCCTAAAATAGAAATGTTTTTATTTTTAGCATATTTACTTCTTAATCTTTGCACATCACCTCCTCCTAAACGTAATACAAATTCTGTATGCTCTTTAATTTGAGTGTTTGTTTTTACTAAAGTATCATAGGCATCTAAAAGCACATCAATCTGTCTTCCAAATTGAATAGAACCATGATAGGCAAGTGTTACTGGTTTTTGCTTTTTACGCACATGCTCTATATCTGTTAAGTTGAAAACGGTTTCCGAGAATTGATGTGGCAACGTATAAAATTGCTTTCTAGAACCATATAAAAACTCTAAATCTTGAGACATCATCTTAGCTGTACTAATACAACCTTTAGCTTGCTGTACTACTTTATACATATTATGAAAACGGTTTAATTCGTCTCCAGACAACTCCTGCTTAGATCCTTGATACCAGAAAAACGGATAAGGATCGTGAAAGTTTATTATTGCTTTTTTTAAAATTTGAAGATCTTTCGCTGCCAAAATAATTTCATGATTTAAACCTGCACTTCTTATAAAAACATGATTGTATTTTGCATGATCTATAGTGGCAATATGTTTTGCATAAGATTTATGTATAAACCTATCGTACCAAGAGATATTAAATACTCGTCTTGTAAATCTATTTATCCATTTAACACTAAATGTTGGCTTTAAATTAATAACATGAGATTGTATTGAGTTTACAGGTAATAACTCTAACTGGTCTTCACTATTATGGTTTTTAATGTACAACACATCTATAATAGCCTTTGGATATGCCATTCTTAACTTTGCAATAAAAGATCGTGACACGATGCCTTCGCTTGTGCCAGAAACTCTAAGATCTTGTGCTATTACTAGAAAATTCATATTTACAACTTCGTTTTTATTATATTCTTTAACGTTTATCTTATACAATAAACTATTAGCATTCTACAATCTATAATTTAGCAACATTATACTAATTTACCATTATTAAATTGTCTGTCTTTAAATTTCAATATTGGTCTTTCAACAATAATCCATGAAAAATAGCTAACTACAATTATAAAAATAGTTTGCATAAAAAATTCTAAATATGAAAACTCATAGTGTGTAGCTGGAGTAATTATATTCAGCTTTCGTAATCCCCAAGCCCAGTATCTTGGTACTATATTGTGATACAAATATATTCCATAACTAATAGTACCAATAAAATTAAGAGCTTTATTACCTAATATGTGTTTTACTAAAAAACTATTAGAATGGTATAAACAATATGAAATTATTGACACTGCTATAATTGCCGCAGCTAATCGACTAGAAAAATATGGAATATTTACAACAAGTTGATGTATTAAAACCATAATTAGTGTTGGGAAAAATACAACTTTTATAATTTTTATAAATGCACTTTTATAAACAGGCTTTTTAATTTCTATATAGGCAAGCAAAGCACCTACTGCAAATGCATTAACACAAGACAATAATAACACTCCCGATTTTCCATCTATTAAAAAAGGATAAATTGTACCTACTATAATTAAAGCTCCAAAAAATATTAAAATCCGTTTTTTAAACATGAATAGTAATAACAATGGCCAAAAGATGTAAAATTGTTCTTCTACGGCTAGTGACCAAAAATGTGCTAAGGATCCAAACCATTTGTTTTGAAAATAATTTAAATAATTAGAACCATAAAACAAGTACCATAGTATATTCTCTTTAAACTGATTCCCAATGATACCACTAGTTAAATACATAAAAAGTAATAACAAATAGTATATAGGAAAAATACGCAAGCTTCTTTTATAAAAAAATTGCTTAAGAATATTTTGTTTTGAAATCTCTCCATTATTATGAGCTATAATTTGAGAAAAAAGGGAGCGTGATATTAAGAACCCACTTAATACAAAAAAGATATCTACTCCATAATTGCCTAAAGAAAGTTTATGCACAATATGGTCCTGTGGAAAACGATGAGAAACAATTACAAAAAGCACAGCAATAGCTCGAATGCCATTTAAACCTGATATATATTTCATAAAAGGTTATTTAATGTGTCTTTTATAAATTCTATAAAAAAATAAACGAAGCGGTAAGTGTAAATAAATAGCTTCCCATTTTAGTTTTTTTAGAGAAGGATAGTCTAGTGTATTAAAAATTCTATTAAACAGGTTATACTCCTTATAATCTAAAGAAACTTGAACAAAATAACGCAATATTTCTGTATTTAATAATTGCTTTTTATGTAAATCTGTAATCACTAAATGTATTGCATCTGCATAAGATTTAAGACTTGCTTCATTCTTGTTATTGAAATCGCCAGTAATTGATGCTTCGTGTTTTCTACCGTAATACAAATCTTTATCTATAGATATTCCTTTATTAACAGATGTAATAATTCTTGAATACACCTCCCATTCTTCAGCATATTTTAAATGCTCTGTATAACGATGGTTTTGGTAGCATGCTTTTGTCCACATAACTGCACAAGAATTAAATTGAAGCTCATTTCTAAGAATTTTATTAATATCTCTTTTATCTATATAGAAATGTGTGTATTCTTTAGAAAGGTCGAAATTATAATTAAAATCACCTCTAAAAACACGCCTTATGTATCGACAAAAAGAAATATCGTCCTTAGCAAATTCATCTAAACATATTTCTAAATTTTGAGGATGTGCAATATCGTCATCATCAAAAAATATAATGTAATCACCTTTTGCTAAATCTAATCCATAATTTCTTGAACCTGGCAATCCTTTTGTATAATTATCTGTTCTTTTTAAATAAGAAAAGCGTTTATCTTCTTCTAAAATGGGTTTTAAAACTTCACTTGTATTATCTGTCCCACCATCGTCGATTATCAGGCATTCCCAATTTTCAAATGTTTGTGCTTGTATGGATTTAATAGACTCAACAATGTATTGAGCTCTATTGTATGTTGCCATTATAATTGTTACGGTTGGTTTCATTATTTTTTAAAAAAAGAATATTTAATTAGTGTCTTTATTGTCTTGATATCTAATACACTATAAAAGTTAAAAATTATAAATGCAGCTCTTAAAATGTTTTTTCTTTCTTTATAATTTAAAACAAAAACATACGTTATTTTATTCATAAGCAGTTTCTTTAAATCGCTTTTGTTACTGTAGTTTTTGTACTTAGAAAGCGCATTAAAAAACTCAAAAAATATGCTCTTATTATTTTTAAGCCAGTCGAACTTTATTTCTCTATATATTAAAATATTGGTTTGAAATTTAGCAATAACCTCATGATTGCTTACCATTATAGATTTTGCAAAATTAGTGTACATTAATTCTACATTTTTTATAAAAAGTATATTTTTATCGTTATTTGAAGAAATACTATGGGTTAAACTATCTCCATGAAGTCTATAATTATACAGATTCTCTTTTAACTGATAAAACTCACTATGTAAAGAAGCTCTTAGCCAAAAATCGTAATCCTCAACTAAAAACAATGATTCATTATACCCTTTATTTTTATTAAAAACTTCCATTTTATATAAAAAACAGGATCCAATAAAATTACCAAACAGCACGTTTTCAAAATCTAAAAACGATACTTTTTTAATTTCTTTGCCATTACTGTCTATCTTTGAGATATCACTATATACAAGGTCTACTTTATTAGTTTTTAATGCTTTTAATAAGCGTTCAATGGCATTTAAATTAAATATATTATCATCACTAGTCCAAGTTACATAACTTCCTTTACCTGCTTTGTGTCCTAGATTTAAACTCGCTGGTAGTTTTATATTTTTTTTATTGTTAATAATAACGATTCTACTATCTTTTTCCTGAAATTTAGTTGCAATCTCTAAACTGTTATCGGTAGAACAATCATTAACTATAATTAACTCTATGTTAGTGTGTGTCTGGTTTAAGCAACTATTTATTGCTTCCACCAAATATTTTTCGCCATTATATACAGGCATAACTATAGAAACTAAATTTTTTATCATAGCTCTGTTTCTATCATTTTATTTTTAACTGTTTTTACAACTTCTAACCACTGTAATCCATAATTTTTATCAGGTTCTAGATAATTCCCTTCTGCCCATTCGTTCCAAGACTTTATTACAATAAATCTTGGATTGTTAACATTTTTTTTAACCTCATCTACTGCTACTTCTAAGTGTTTTTTCCAAGTTTCTGGTGTTGCATTTTTAAAGATTAAAGATTTTTTTCCGCTTCTTGGCGAGTTATCCCAATTAGGAAATACACAAGGTATATACTTATTATGTGGAGATTCAATATTAAATTCTGACACACCTTTAGCATAATCGAAAATTAAAGGTTTTTTGCGAACACCTATTTTATAAGAAGCTCCAAACTTTGTTTTTAATTTATTTTCAATTCTATTTAGTATACTTCCAAGCTTAAAAAAAGAAGGTTTTTGGTAGCGCATTTTAAGAAATACATCTATTCCTACTTGACCATAAATACTAGTATTATCTAGTACATTATTAGGCTGAGAAACAATTGTTGCTATAAAATAAACGCCATCAAAACCAGCTTGCTTAGCTAAACTATTAAACGTGTCTGTAAATGCTTTAAAATCTGGAATATCCTCAATGCGATAAATATGAAACATTGGTTTATTATCTACCAATATATACCGTTTGTCTTTAAAAAATGGTAGTAAATAATTAAAATATTCTTGATATCCTTTAACACCACTATAGCATTGCTCTACCAATACTTCTGGGTTATCTAAACCATGCCATATGCCTTTCCATGTTTCGTTTGCCCAGCAAAAACAGAATGGAATATCAATATTTTTATTAGCAAGCATAGCTTCTGCTGGCTTCTCTAATAACATCTTATCTGTATCAAACCAATATTGATAATATATAAAACCATCGACACCGTTCTCTCCTGCTAATTTAGCTTGTTCTTCTTGTATGATAGGCTGTTTCAACAAATCATAATATCCTAACTCACCTGGGATTATAGGTTGTTGGTGGCCTTTAAATAATGGTTTTGCTTTTTTTACATTTGTCCATTCCGTAAAGCCTTTTCCCCACCAAGCATCATTTTCAGGAATAGGATGAAATTGTGGTAAATAATAAGCTAGAAATTGAATGTCTTTTTTCTTCATTTATTTAATTTCTATTCTTTTTATATTTTCCGAAAATAGAAAAGCCAAGGAATTTGCTAAAAAAAACATCAATTACATATTTTTCGCTGTCCATTTGTTCTTTATGGGTTTCTTGTAACAAAATTATTTCTCTATCTAAATCTTGAAAAGTTCCATAATGCTTTACAAAAAAATCTGCGTGCTTTACATTAAGGTAGTTTAATAAATAGTCTGCTTTATTTTTATCTATACCTGTAAGCATAGAACTTTCTTTTATCCTATAGAAAAAACAAGTATTATCTAACTTAACTACTTTGCCTCCGTTTTTAAGCATTGCTATCCATAACTCCCAATCTTCCCAACCGTATAACATATTTTCATCGTAACCTCCAATACGTTCCCAATCAGACTTTCTAAATAAAGCAGAGCAAAAAATCATATTATTTCTACTCAAATTTTTAAGTGAAAAATCTTTTAAATTCCATTTTTCAGATACTGATCCAAACTTTTCTGCTTTTGCATAAACCACTTTAATGGCTTCATCTTTTTTAAAAGTACTTAAGGCTAAAGCAATATAATTGTCTGCAATTTTATCATCTGCATCTAATGGCAATACATAGATACCTTTAGCTCTATTTATTCCTGTATTTCTAGTCGCACTTAACCCAGCGTTCTCTTGATATATGTATAAAAACCTAGAATCTTTATCGCACCATCTTTTAGCAACTTCTTTTGTTTGATCTTTACTACCATCGTCTACAATAATACATTCCCAATCTTTGGCAGTTTGATGATAGACACTAGCAAGTGCCTCGTCAAGAAACTGCGATTGGTTATAACATGGAACTATTATTGAAACGTTAATATTCATACCTACCTAATTTAGTATTCAAAAATCTTTTTATTATTTTTTTAAATTCAATAAAATGCAATTGTCTCGAGTACAGATACAATAAATATATCCATTCTCTGTACGTTAGTTTTCTAGTTTTTAGAATATGATTTTCATATCTTCTTAATATTTTTATTTTATCTGTTTTTTTGTAAAACTTAAGCTTTCTGTTAATTAAGTTTTTATAAAATATTGTTTGAGAAACACTCTTAACCAATAGATTATCATCTTTTCCAGAAATATTTAAATTCGATAACCTGAAATAAACCAAGGTTTCATTTATAGTATAAATAGGTTTATTATCTGAAAAATCTAGCCAAGCATGATCATCACTGTTCCAAGCTAGTGGGTAATTATAAAAACCATATTTAACAAAGGATTGTTTTTTAAAAATATACTCTGACAAGGAGCTTCTTGTTAAATAATTAAATTTTCTAAAATAAGCATCTGTTGCAGACTCCCAAATTGGGTGTTTATAACTATCTGAAATAGTGTCATCTTTTTCATTTACAATTTTAGTAGCAAACCTTATCAAGTTTGTTTTAGATACAAATTTATTGTAATTTTCGTACCAAGATTCAACGACATTCTCTTCTAGATAATCGTCATCACCCAATATCATAATCCATTCTTCATTATTAGTTAAATTAATACAGCGTTCCCATTGTTTTGGTAACGACACACCTCCTAAATTCTCTTCAAAATGATGGTAAACAATATGTAATTGTGTTTTATATTTCTCTAATAAATGTAATGGATCTTCAGGACTCGCGTCATTACCAATATATACTTTAAAGCGCTTATTGGTCTGAATCGATAAAGATTTTAAAGTCTCATTAAAATGAGATAATTTATAATATGGAATTACAATTGCAAGCATTTATTTTATTATTGATTTAATTTTCTTTTTACTCTATTAAAAAAAGTAGAATAGGTTTCTTTTTTAAATATATAAATACCAAAAATAGTTTGATGATATTTTGGTAAAAACCACCAGATAAAATTTTTATTATAAATCTTATTATCTACAACAGAATTTGAGATGTCGTTTTTATTTCCATAATCTCCAAAATTATTAATTTGAACATAAACTTTTTTTATCCATTCTATATTAGGCACTTTGCTAGATAAAGCTTTAATAAATCTAAAATCTGAGGCTTTCCATTGATCCCATTGTGCTTCATCTTTATACTTAGAGTGAAAAATAATACAACATGAACCTATTGTATTAAGTTTTATTTCCTTTGAATTAAATTGTTCTTCATTAGGTAAAATTTTCCCATCAGGATATCTCATTTGCCATATAAAAATAGTGTCGTCGTTTGCTTTTTTTATTTTAGACACAATTTCTTTTAAAACTTTATTATGTAGCAAATTATCATCATCATCTAAAAACATTATCCAACCACTTTTTACTTGATTTAATAATGAGTTACAATATAAATTATAAGGTGCGTGTATGTGACCGTCTTTATGTTCAACAACAGGAATATTTACATTAACCTTAATTTTTTCAACATTATATAATTTAAGGTAATCTAAATCTTTTTCATTATCGTAAGACACAATATGGTTTACGTTATTGTAAGTTTGATTTATAATAGACTTATGGCAATTTGAAAAACCAAAAGGACGATTGGATGTTCGGGTAAGAACATTCAATAAAATATTTTGGTTTGAATGGGTTTTCATATTATTAGCAAAAGTTTTTATATTTGCAGCTGCTTATTAATAATTACAGAACATAAGATTATTAATAAAAAGAAAAGCTTATTTTACATAGAACAACAATGTTTATACTTCTCGGTAGTAATAACCTTTACTTCTTTAGCGCCAAAATAAGTTTGATAAAATATAGTTATACCTTTTTGCTTAAAGACAGATTGTAATTCGTAAAAAGTATCTTTTTCTCCTTGTCGTTGATAATCATCGAGAATAATTATAAACTGCTGGTTTTTGTCCATTTTCTTAGCAGCATACACTATATCGTACCTAGAGAAACGAGGACTTCCATGCGGCCCATCGACAACATATAAGTCGTAATTATTTTCAATTATCGATTTAAAATTTTCATAAACCTTCACTTGGAAATTTTTAACATCTCTTTCAACTATTGGACAAATCTCAATTTTAGATCTTTTGGATAATAAAAATTGTGATTCAAATGTTGATGCCCAGCTTTTGTCTTGTTCAATTATTAAATGAGTTGATTTAGTTAAATTAGAGTCTAAATAAGTAGAGATAAACTTAGAAGATTCTCCTAAACCCATTTCTAATATACTTAATGGTTTGTTGTCTTTTAGAACTCTATTAAGTATATAAAAAAAAGTATAGTTACCAGCCCATCTACCAATATTTAATGGCAAGTTTTCGATTGCTTTTTGACCTCTAATACTATCATGATATACTTGAGCCCATTCTAATTCTTTTAGATATTTTATTTGTGATTGTTGGAATTCTCTATTCTCCTTAACCAACCTTTTTATTTTATTAATCATAATACATTTGAGACTTTAAAATTAAACAAGGCTTTACTTTGACTAACTGAAACAGATGCACCATTACCATAATAATCTCCTTCTTCTACTTCAAAAGAAAATGCGTTCTGAATCCAATCTGATTCTTCGTTTTTAACCATTATATATGTAGTAACATAATATATACCTTTGTTAAGGTTTAGTTTATCAATTTTAAAAACCAGCTTATTTACTATCTCATTTTCTTCACTAAAATTAACTAAACTAGTACTAAGCCAAGCTATTCTTTGTCCTAAATTATCATCTATTCGTAAATCCATTTGGACATCATTAAGTTTAGCTTGAATATTATTATCTAGAGAAAAGGTGATTGCAAATGGAAATCCCGTTTGTGGTGTTTTATTTTTATTTTTACCTTGTATTTCAATTTCTTTTATTTTTAATTTTCCACTTCCTTTTCTATCATGAAATGTATTTACTTTTGAATCAACTTCTGATCCTTCTAAATAAAACATAACAGCTTCTTCTACATCTCCTTCAAAGGTTGTTTTCCCATTTTTAAGCACCAAAGCCCTAGTACACAAACTCTTAACCGCTGCCATATTATGGCTCACAAACAAAACAGTTCTACCATCGCCACGAGAAATATCTTGCATTTTCCCAATCGCTTTCTTTTGGAATTCTGCATCACCAACTGCTAATACCTCATCAATAACCAATATTTCGGGCTCTAAAAAGGCTGCTACTGCA includes these proteins:
- a CDS encoding glycosyltransferase family A protein — protein: MNINVSIIVPCYNQSQFLDEALASVYHQTAKDWECIIVDDGSKDQTKEVAKRWCDKDSRFLYIYQENAGLSATRNTGINRAKGIYVLPLDADDKIADNYIALALSTFKKDEAIKVVYAKAEKFGSVSEKWNLKDFSLKNLSRNNMIFCSALFRKSDWERIGGYDENMLYGWEDWELWIAMLKNGGKVVKLDNTCFFYRIKESSMLTGIDKNKADYLLNYLNVKHADFFVKHYGTFQDLDREIILLQETHKEQMDSEKYVIDVFFSKFLGFSIFGKYKKNRN
- a CDS encoding glycosyltransferase family 2 protein, whose amino-acid sequence is MLAIVIPYYKLSHFNETLKSLSIQTNKRFKVYIGNDASPEDPLHLLEKYKTQLHIVYHHFEENLGGVSLPKQWERCINLTNNEEWIMILGDDDYLEENVVESWYENYNKFVSKTNLIRFATKIVNEKDDTISDSYKHPIWESATDAYFRKFNYLTRSSLSEYIFKKQSFVKYGFYNYPLAWNSDDHAWLDFSDNKPIYTINETLVYFRLSNLNISGKDDNLLVKSVSQTIFYKNLINRKLKFYKKTDKIKILRRYENHILKTRKLTYREWIYLLYLYSRQLHFIEFKKIIKRFLNTKLGRYEY
- a CDS encoding glycosyltransferase family A protein; this encodes MKTHSNQNILLNVLTRTSNRPFGFSNCHKSIINQTYNNVNHIVSYDNEKDLDYLKLYNVEKIKVNVNIPVVEHKDGHIHAPYNLYCNSLLNQVKSGWIMFLDDDDNLLHNKVLKEIVSKIKKANDDTIFIWQMRYPDGKILPNEEQFNSKEIKLNTIGSCCIIFHSKYKDEAQWDQWKASDFRFIKALSSKVPNIEWIKKVYVQINNFGDYGNKNDISNSVVDNKIYNKNFIWWFLPKYHQTIFGIYIFKKETYSTFFNRVKRKLNQ
- a CDS encoding ABC transporter ATP-binding protein, whose amino-acid sequence is MVDSKDIILKAENISKQYRLGMVGTGTISHDLNRWWNRVRGKEDPYLQVGEANDRSTKSDSDYVWALQDINFEVKKGEVLGIIGKNGAGKSTLLKILSKVTGPTTGEIKTRGRIASLLEVGTGFHGEMTGRENIFLNGAILGMTKKEITAKIDEIIEFSGCQRYIDTPVKRYSSGMTVRLAFAVAAFLEPEILVIDEVLAVGDAEFQKKAIGKMQDISRGDGRTVLFVSHNMAAVKSLCTRALVLKNGKTTFEGDVEEAVMFYLEGSEVDSKVNTFHDRKGSGKLKIKEIEIQGKNKNKTPQTGFPFAITFSLDNNIQAKLNDVQMDLRIDDNLGQRIAWLSTSLVNFSEENEIVNKLVFKIDKLNLNKGIYYVTTYIMVKNEESDWIQNAFSFEVEEGDYYGNGASVSVSQSKALFNFKVSNVL